The following are encoded in a window of Phycisphaerae bacterium genomic DNA:
- a CDS encoding helix-turn-helix transcriptional regulator, which translates to MPRQIHGHNWRPPDPKGLWILSAIEDQRHRVSPRGRISHAFWALDYAFCPGVTFRVGRVRNPWRERPAFTAHLYAPGTSYWERFCSAGSPLHSGSICFLGGDVAGLARLVDASDGCARFSDPQKIIASLLQRAADVGQQEGDAGFWKAQALLCHVIDALGQAQPAGEDGMWIVDGKARPRDGGEMVPAAREYLRMNLHRTVALREIAAHLHVSVSTLAHRFRRETGRSTLGEHAQMRIRHIKHLLLMGEPLKAIAPVMGFGDIYHLSKYFRRVEGVSPRAFLRQQNRG; encoded by the coding sequence ATGCCGCGGCAGATTCACGGACATAACTGGCGGCCGCCCGACCCAAAGGGGCTGTGGATACTGTCCGCGATCGAAGACCAGCGCCATCGCGTGAGCCCTCGCGGGCGGATTTCGCATGCGTTCTGGGCTCTCGATTACGCGTTCTGTCCCGGTGTGACGTTTCGGGTGGGACGGGTTCGCAATCCCTGGCGCGAGCGGCCGGCGTTCACAGCCCATCTCTATGCGCCCGGCACGTCATATTGGGAACGGTTCTGTTCGGCTGGCTCCCCGCTGCACAGCGGGTCGATCTGCTTTTTGGGCGGAGATGTTGCGGGACTGGCCAGGCTGGTTGACGCGTCTGACGGCTGCGCCCGCTTTTCTGACCCGCAAAAGATCATCGCCTCGCTGCTCCAACGGGCGGCCGACGTCGGGCAACAGGAGGGTGATGCCGGTTTCTGGAAGGCCCAGGCTTTGCTCTGCCATGTTATCGACGCACTTGGCCAGGCTCAGCCGGCTGGCGAAGACGGGATGTGGATCGTCGATGGCAAAGCCAGGCCTCGCGACGGAGGCGAGATGGTCCCAGCGGCACGCGAGTACCTGCGGATGAACCTGCACCGCACCGTCGCACTCAGGGAAATCGCCGCCCACCTCCACGTCAGCGTATCCACGCTGGCCCACCGCTTTCGCCGCGAGACCGGCCGGTCCACCCTCGGCGAACACGCTCAGATGCGGATCCGACACATCAAGCACCTCCTGCTGATGGGGGAACCGCTCAAAGCCATCGCCCCGGTCATGGGGTTCGGCGATATCTACCACCTCTCGAAGTACTTTCGCCGCGTCGAAGGCGTCAGCCCCCGAGCGTTCCTCAGGCAGCAAAACCGCGGGTAA